A genomic stretch from Acidobacteriota bacterium includes:
- a CDS encoding ABC transporter ATP-binding protein — translation NGEEVLRDARERLQPDRRRVALMFQDATGSLSPRMNVRSQLLEPFEIHSMDKGDRDQRVNRLLDAVGLSERLADAYPHELSGGQARRVGIARALALEPDLIIADEPTAGLDVSIQGGVLNLLSSLQERMGLSMMIVTHNLNIVRHVADRMAIMYLGRFVEQGPSAELLDQPRHPYTRALLSANPSPDPDAVGERLELAGEVPSLLARPNGCEFHTRCPIVQSDCRETAPTVRQTGDGHRFSCHHPMTDSPLLDD, via the coding sequence AACGGCGAAGAGGTCTTGCGAGACGCTCGGGAGAGACTCCAGCCGGACCGTCGACGTGTGGCCCTGATGTTCCAGGACGCGACGGGTTCCCTGAGTCCGCGGATGAATGTGCGGTCGCAGTTGCTGGAGCCGTTTGAGATCCACTCCATGGATAAGGGCGACCGGGACCAACGGGTGAATCGGTTACTGGACGCGGTGGGCCTCAGTGAGCGATTGGCCGACGCGTACCCTCACGAATTGTCCGGTGGGCAGGCCAGACGGGTCGGCATCGCCCGGGCGCTGGCGTTGGAACCTGATCTGATCATCGCCGACGAACCGACCGCAGGTCTGGATGTCAGTATCCAGGGCGGCGTTCTGAATCTACTCTCCAGCCTGCAGGAGCGGATGGGGTTGTCGATGATGATCGTCACGCACAATCTGAACATCGTGCGTCATGTCGCTGACCGGATGGCGATCATGTATCTGGGTCGTTTCGTAGAGCAGGGTCCTTCCGCCGAACTTCTGGACCAACCGCGACATCCCTACACTCGAGCACTCCTATCGGCCAACCCGAGCCCCGACCCCGACGCGGTCGGTGAGCGACTCGAGTTGGCCGGAGAAGTACCGAGCCTTCTTGCACGACCCAACGGATGCGAATTCCACACACGTTGTCCCATCGTCCAGTCGGACTGCCGCGAAACCGCCCCGACGGTCCGGCAGACCGGCGATGGTCATCGCTTCAGCTGTCATCACCCCATGACCGACAGCCCGTTACTGGACGATTAG
- a CDS encoding mechanosensitive ion channel produces MNEYMTDLWQSLIGTLGDSLPRILAALAILVGGWLVAVVIRAIIRRGLGMLKINERVKSQTGNELEIQNGVASGAFYIVILMTMAAFFNTLQLTLVSEPLQSLAGKIIDFLPNLIAAGVLIVVAWIIATILRRLATTALASTKLDEKLSDEAGMRPMSANIGNVLYGLVLLLFLPAILGTLALGGLLEPIQSMLDKMLLMVPNIIAAAVLGVVGWFVAKLLRSLMTNLLAAVGVDKLGASAGLSGSMTLSRLCGLIVFIFVFVPALIAALNALKIEAISRPATEMLGTFMSAIPNLFGAAIILGIAFFVSRLIGSLITSLLAGVGFDRLPGAIGLGNLFPESNPASRIAGRVVVFFFMLFAVVESATMLGFTAVSDLVAMFIEFGSEVLLGVAIITIGLWLSNIAHGAISRMQRANAGFMAGLARFAILGIVFAMGLRAMGIADDIVNLAFALTLGSIAVAVALSFGLGGREAAGKTMEHWLSRFR; encoded by the coding sequence ATGAACGAGTACATGACCGATCTGTGGCAGTCTCTCATCGGAACGCTGGGGGACTCGCTTCCGCGGATCCTCGCCGCTCTGGCGATCCTCGTTGGCGGCTGGCTGGTGGCCGTCGTGATCCGCGCGATCATCCGACGCGGACTCGGAATGCTCAAGATCAATGAACGGGTCAAGAGCCAGACCGGCAACGAATTGGAAATCCAGAACGGTGTGGCGTCCGGCGCGTTCTATATCGTCATCCTGATGACGATGGCCGCGTTCTTTAATACGTTACAACTCACGCTCGTTTCTGAGCCGTTGCAGTCCCTCGCAGGGAAGATCATCGATTTCCTTCCCAACCTCATCGCGGCCGGCGTCCTGATCGTCGTCGCGTGGATCATCGCGACGATACTTCGTCGGCTGGCGACGACCGCCCTCGCTTCGACGAAACTCGATGAGAAGCTCAGCGACGAAGCCGGCATGCGCCCGATGAGCGCGAATATCGGCAACGTCCTCTACGGGTTGGTCCTGCTGCTCTTCCTGCCTGCAATACTCGGGACACTGGCGCTGGGCGGACTGCTGGAACCGATCCAGAGCATGCTCGACAAGATGTTGTTGATGGTTCCCAACATCATTGCTGCGGCCGTCCTCGGTGTCGTGGGTTGGTTCGTCGCCAAGCTGCTGCGTAGCCTGATGACCAATCTACTGGCGGCCGTCGGCGTCGATAAGCTCGGTGCGAGCGCCGGCCTGTCGGGGTCCATGACCCTCTCGCGGCTCTGTGGGTTGATCGTCTTCATCTTCGTGTTCGTTCCGGCCCTGATCGCGGCGCTCAACGCGCTGAAGATCGAGGCCATCTCTCGTCCCGCGACGGAGATGCTGGGAACGTTCATGTCGGCGATTCCCAACCTGTTCGGTGCCGCGATCATTCTTGGGATCGCGTTTTTCGTCTCTCGTCTGATTGGTTCACTGATAACCAGTCTTCTTGCGGGAGTAGGCTTCGACAGGCTTCCCGGTGCGATCGGGCTTGGGAACCTGTTCCCGGAGTCGAATCCGGCCAGTCGCATCGCCGGACGGGTGGTGGTCTTCTTCTTCATGTTGTTTGCCGTCGTCGAGTCGGCAACGATGCTCGGCTTCACTGCCGTATCTGATCTCGTCGCGATGTTCATCGAGTTCGGCAGTGAAGTGCTCCTCGGCGTGGCGATCATCACCATCGGTCTCTGGCTTTCCAACATCGCCCACGGTGCGATCTCACGAATGCAGCGAGCCAACGCCGGCTTCATGGCCGGGTTGGCCCGATTCGCCATCCTTGGCATCGTCTTCGCCATGGGGCTGCGTGCCATGGGGATCGCCGACGACATCGTGAACCTGGCTTTCGCGCTGACGTTGGGATCGATCGCCGTCGCCGTGGCGTTGTCGTTTGGTCTGGGGGGCCGAGAAGCTGCGGGCAAGACGATGGAGCACTGGTTATCCAGGTTCCGCTAA
- a CDS encoding EAL domain-containing protein, which translates to MSRVDMLMATLDATADGILVVDSDGNFVTSNRVFHEMWRIPRHVLTPGEEKVVSKFALKQLKDPQALIDHVNSVTETAPPRSSHVVEFLDGRAFECVSMPQIIEGETVGRVWSVRDISDRYRADRDIRHNAYHDSLTGLPNRALFRDRLAQEVGRARRAETSTAILLLDLDRFKTINDTLGHAAGDELLVEVAKRLNSRKREGDTVARLGGDEFVLIASELRHKEDAAVIAEQLLEILRPPILIEEYDLHISASIGIAIFPHDGKDGASLMKSADMALYRAKELGRDNYQIFEPKLNQRAMERLVLERDLRLAIKNHEFVVYYQPQFDLQSGKLVGVEALVRWRTGDEVISPLKFIPIAEECGLIVPLGRWVMKEAVRQCAEFNRRAGVPIRICVNVSALQIQRPDFANEVSMILQEARLPPEQLVIELTESALMANPEQGSYSMAQLQQMGIGIAMDDFGTGHSSLTHVSVLPISLIKIDQSFVQNCANRKTDASILNAIVTMGHALGLHVLAEGVETEEQATLLRDLGCDEVQGFLYGRPMPPDDLVSLILRQALSA; encoded by the coding sequence ATGAGCCGTGTAGATATGTTGATGGCGACGCTTGATGCGACGGCCGACGGGATTCTTGTCGTCGATTCCGACGGCAATTTCGTCACATCCAACCGAGTCTTTCACGAGATGTGGAGGATCCCCCGGCACGTTCTGACTCCGGGTGAGGAGAAGGTCGTCTCGAAGTTCGCCCTCAAGCAGCTCAAGGACCCTCAGGCTCTGATCGATCACGTGAACTCCGTCACGGAGACCGCCCCACCCCGCTCATCCCACGTCGTCGAGTTCCTGGACGGGCGGGCCTTCGAGTGTGTCTCGATGCCGCAGATCATCGAGGGCGAGACCGTCGGTCGGGTCTGGAGCGTTCGGGACATCAGCGATCGCTACCGGGCCGACCGCGATATCCGCCACAACGCCTACCACGACTCTCTCACCGGACTCCCGAATCGGGCCCTGTTCAGGGATCGACTGGCCCAGGAAGTGGGTCGTGCACGTCGCGCGGAGACCAGCACGGCGATCCTCCTCCTGGACCTCGATCGATTCAAGACCATCAACGACACCCTCGGTCATGCCGCCGGTGACGAACTCCTCGTCGAGGTGGCGAAGCGATTGAACTCGCGAAAGCGAGAAGGGGACACGGTCGCTCGACTCGGTGGCGACGAGTTCGTCCTCATCGCCTCGGAGTTACGACACAAGGAAGACGCAGCCGTGATCGCGGAGCAACTCCTGGAGATCCTCCGTCCACCGATCTTGATCGAGGAATACGATCTCCACATCTCGGCCAGTATCGGGATCGCGATCTTTCCCCACGATGGTAAGGATGGCGCATCGCTGATGAAGAGCGCGGATATGGCGCTCTATCGAGCCAAGGAACTGGGCCGCGACAACTACCAGATCTTCGAGCCAAAACTGAATCAGCGCGCCATGGAGCGATTGGTTCTGGAGCGCGATCTTCGCCTGGCGATCAAGAATCACGAGTTCGTCGTCTACTACCAGCCTCAGTTCGATCTCCAGAGCGGCAAGCTGGTCGGCGTCGAGGCGCTGGTCCGCTGGCGCACCGGGGATGAGGTCATCTCGCCCCTCAAGTTCATTCCCATCGCCGAGGAGTGTGGCCTGATCGTTCCTCTCGGAAGATGGGTCATGAAGGAAGCCGTCCGACAATGCGCGGAATTCAACCGCCGCGCCGGTGTGCCGATACGGATCTGTGTCAACGTCTCGGCACTTCAGATTCAGCGTCCCGACTTCGCCAACGAAGTCTCGATGATCCTGCAGGAAGCGCGTCTTCCTCCGGAACAGCTCGTCATCGAGTTGACGGAGAGTGCGTTGATGGCGAATCCGGAGCAGGGCTCGTATTCCATGGCGCAGCTGCAACAGATGGGCATCGGCATCGCCATGGACGATTTCGGGACCGGGCATTCCTCACTGACTCACGTTTCCGTCCTGCCGATTTCGCTGATCAAGATCGATCAGTCGTTCGTCCAGAACTGCGCCAACCGCAAGACCGACGCTTCTATCCTGAACGCCATCGTCACCATGGGTCACGCCCTCGGCCTGCATGTCCTGGCGGAGGGCGTCGAGACCGAAGAGCAGGCAACGCTGCTGCGCGACCTGGGCTGTGATGAGGTCCAGGGGTTCCTCTACGGTCGACCCATGCCACCGGACGATCTGGTCTCGTTGATTCTCAGGCAGGCTCTTTCCGCGTAG